Genomic DNA from Flavobacterium sp. N502540:
AATTTGGAACCTGTTTGCTTCCAATAACCCTCGCAATGGAAGAATGGGGAAATAAATATCGCGAGCATTTCCAAAAACTTCTTGAGTTAAAAAAAGAAACAGCTAATAAATAAATAGCACAGTTGTAGGGAATAAGTATGCCGTATTTGAATCGTTATGCCGTTATTGTGGCAGCTTTTTTTTGGTGCTAAATTTGCAAAAAAAAAAGTTATGATTCATTTAAGCATATTAGATTATTCTCCTATTGATGAGAAGAGTAATTCAAGAGAAGCCTTAATTGCAACCACAAAACTAGCTCAATTTGCGGATAAATTAGGTTTCAGACGATTTTGGGTTTCTGAGCATCATGGAATGCAGACTTTAGCCGGAAGTAATCCTGAAATGTTAATGATGCACCTTGCAGCCAATACACAAAATATACGTATCGGTTCAGGAGGAGTAATGCTGCAACATTATAGTGCATACAAAGTAGCAGAAGGTATAAAGATTATGGAAGCTTTGTATCCCGGCAGGATTGATCTTGGTATAGGAAGAGCTCCGGGAGGAGATAAAATCACGCATTCAGCATTAAACATTGGAAAGACTAGAATTTCATCCTATGAACAGCAGGTTAAGGATTTGAAGGCTTATCTAAGTGGTCAGGAAGAAATAAATTCTTCGTTTCCGGGTTTAGTTCCATCACCTGTTGTAGCTACAGTACCGCAATTGTGGTCTTTGGGAGCAGGAAGTAACGGAGGATTACTCGCTGCCAAGGAAGGGACGTCTTATATATTTGCACATTTCATTAATCCCGCTGGAACAGGACTACAGGCTACAGAAGATTATTTCGCTAATTTCAGTCCTTCGGTAATAACCCCTAAACCTCAAAATATGGTTGCAGTTTTCGCAGCAGTTGCCGAAACAGA
This window encodes:
- a CDS encoding MsnO8 family LLM class oxidoreductase, yielding MIHLSILDYSPIDEKSNSREALIATTKLAQFADKLGFRRFWVSEHHGMQTLAGSNPEMLMMHLAANTQNIRIGSGGVMLQHYSAYKVAEGIKIMEALYPGRIDLGIGRAPGGDKITHSALNIGKTRISSYEQQVKDLKAYLSGQEEINSSFPGLVPSPVVATVPQLWSLGAGSNGGLLAAKEGTSYIFAHFINPAGTGLQATEDYFANFSPSVITPKPQNMVAVFAAVAETEETAEELAKGFDHWMLMIESGRETPYYMNFESIKDYPYTLEEKEIIRNNRRRIIVGNSDNAKQQMEQLAAEYQTNEIMVLPQVFGKENRMKAIALLSEVFKLN